The following are from one region of the Bacillota bacterium genome:
- the moaC gene encoding cyclic pyranopterin monophosphate synthase MoaC: MSGGMPGFPDLNHFDSQGRARMVDISAKGDTAREAVARAEVLMQPETLRLVKQGRFAKGDVLNVARVAGIMGAKETGRLIPMAHPIALTGVNVDFKFREPDAVEIEARVRTTGKTGVEMEALTAVSVTALTIYDMCKSADKGMTINNARLVQKTGGKSGKYLREGEEQHWE, translated from the coding sequence ATGAGCGGTGGAATGCCGGGGTTCCCCGATTTAAATCATTTTGACAGCCAGGGCCGGGCGCGGATGGTTGATATCAGTGCCAAGGGTGACACTGCAAGAGAGGCGGTGGCCCGGGCAGAGGTTTTAATGCAGCCTGAAACCCTACGCCTGGTTAAGCAAGGTCGTTTTGCTAAAGGTGATGTTTTAAATGTAGCCAGGGTAGCCGGAATTATGGGAGCCAAAGAAACCGGACGCCTTATTCCCATGGCCCATCCCATAGCTTTAACCGGGGTCAATGTTGATTTTAAGTTCCGGGAGCCTGATGCCGTTGAGATAGAAGCCAGGGTGCGTACCACAGGTAAAACCGGAGTTGAAATGGAGGCCCTGACAGCGGTTTCCGTTACTGCCCTGACCATCTATGACATGTGTAAATCAGCAGATAAAGGCATGACTATAAATAATGCTCGCCTGGTGCAAAAGACAGGCGGTAAAAGCGGGAAATACCTCAGAGAGGGGGAGGAACAACATTGGGAGTAA
- the moaA gene encoding GTP 3',8-cyclase MoaA, which produces MLDACQRNINYLRISVTDRCNLRCVYCMPAEGVNHIPHEEILTIEEMETLVQAAAGVGIRKVRLTGGEPLVRKGVVKLIRSVADVETIDDIAITTNGMLLEQLGPQLREAGLRRVNISLDTLNHRRFKEITRVGRLQDVKNGIETALKLGLHPVKLNAVVVRGVNDDEIIDLAKLAVDYPLHMRFIELMPIGQSDSLVKSGFVSAQEVSIAVEAGLGKLQPVNKPTGAGPASYYRIGNAPGTIGFITAISNHFCTACNRLRLTATGSIRPCLYSDRELDIKTPLRSGASLLELSRQFVKAAKVKPNRHNMSGGWKDKTKLMSQIGG; this is translated from the coding sequence ATGCTGGATGCTTGTCAACGAAACATTAATTATCTAAGAATTTCTGTAACAGACCGCTGTAATTTGCGCTGCGTTTATTGTATGCCCGCAGAAGGTGTCAATCATATACCACATGAAGAAATTTTAACCATAGAAGAAATGGAAACGCTGGTGCAGGCAGCCGCAGGTGTAGGCATAAGAAAAGTGCGGCTGACGGGCGGAGAGCCCCTTGTGCGCAAGGGGGTTGTGAAACTAATAAGATCAGTGGCAGACGTTGAAACTATAGATGATATTGCCATCACCACTAATGGAATGTTACTGGAGCAGCTGGGGCCTCAACTTAGAGAGGCGGGTCTAAGACGGGTGAATATCAGCCTTGACACCTTGAATCACAGGCGCTTTAAGGAGATTACCCGGGTGGGACGGCTGCAGGACGTAAAAAACGGTATTGAAACTGCATTAAAACTTGGTTTGCATCCTGTAAAATTAAATGCCGTGGTGGTCAGGGGAGTCAATGATGATGAAATTATAGATTTAGCCAAGCTGGCTGTGGATTACCCACTGCATATGCGTTTTATTGAACTTATGCCTATCGGCCAGTCAGATTCCTTGGTAAAGAGTGGTTTTGTCAGTGCTCAGGAGGTTAGCATCGCTGTTGAAGCCGGGCTGGGTAAACTCCAGCCGGTTAATAAACCAACTGGTGCCGGACCGGCCAGTTATTACAGAATAGGAAACGCTCCGGGAACTATAGGATTTATAACCGCCATCAGCAACCATTTTTGTACTGCCTGCAACCGCCTGCGTCTTACGGCAACCGGCAGTATTAGGCCGTGCTTGTACAGCGACAGGGAATTAGATATTAAAACTCCTCTTCGAAGCGGAGCTTCTTTGTTGGAGCTGAGCAGGCAGTTTGTTAAAGCAGCGAAGGTTAAGCCCAACAGGCATAATATGTCCGGCGGATGGAAGGATAAAACGAAGCTAATGTCACAGATTGGGGGATGA
- a CDS encoding LysR family transcriptional regulator, which translates to MHRALAPHDRNPALFKGLKPGYKVWLEKDGVVFGDGLFELLSLIHNYGSISQAAKLMDMSYRAAWGKIKAFEKQWGISLVLSQTGGESGGGTVLTLEATELVECYRSFNDDLKSAMEKSFQNWFGE; encoded by the coding sequence ATGCATCGTGCTTTAGCCCCTCATGATAGAAACCCCGCTTTGTTTAAAGGTCTTAAACCCGGCTATAAAGTTTGGCTGGAAAAAGACGGGGTAGTATTCGGTGATGGGCTGTTTGAATTATTATCCTTGATTCATAACTATGGTTCCATCTCACAGGCGGCAAAATTGATGGATATGTCCTATCGTGCAGCCTGGGGCAAAATAAAAGCTTTTGAAAAACAGTGGGGAATATCCCTTGTGTTGAGCCAGACCGGCGGAGAAAGTGGCGGTGGAACTGTTTTGACATTAGAGGCAACTGAATTGGTGGAATGCTATCGCTCTTTTAATGATGATCTAAAATCAGCGATGGAAAAAAGCTTTCAGAATTGGTTTGGCGAATAG
- a CDS encoding MoaD/ThiS family protein: MQVEVRVFSGLEKFLDQKRFGEPFSVEVQDNWDLRSLLDHLSIPKEQVFTKLVNGKHQDLDYKLNDGDRVSLFPPVGGG, translated from the coding sequence ATGCAGGTGGAAGTACGGGTTTTCAGTGGACTGGAAAAATTTTTGGATCAAAAAAGGTTTGGAGAACCTTTTTCTGTGGAGGTCCAAGATAACTGGGATTTGCGATCATTATTAGATCATTTAAGCATTCCTAAAGAGCAGGTATTCACTAAATTAGTTAACGGTAAACACCAGGATCTGGATTATAAGCTTAATGATGGTGACCGTGTGTCTTTGTTTCCGCCGGTGGGTGGTGGCTAG
- a CDS encoding aldehyde ferredoxin oxidoreductase — protein MPKILRVNMTTKEVKFEDVPEKYAALGGRGLTSQMVLDDVPPTCEPLGEFNKLVIAPGLLSGTNAPSSGRLSVGGKSPLTGGIKESNAGGISSQKLGSMGIKAIVIEGKPAEKGSYMLKLSEEGAELVAADDLAGKGTYDVTKICRERFNDKVAVITIGPAGEMLMPSAGLTNNDTEGNSSRYAGRGGLGAVMGSKGLKAIVIDCNKTFDAPVQDSDAFKVAAKKFTKILLDHPVCGQGLPAYGTNVLMNIINEAGALPVRNFSKGRFDKANDVGGEKLAEVAKERGGKATHACHPGCVMRCSNVYPMPDGKVCAPIEYETAWCFGPNLEISDLDVVAKLNYICNDVGLDTIEAGCTLGVLAEAGVIAFGDGEAAIKALEEVEKGTPLGRIIGGGSAVAGKAFGITRVPAVKGQGIPAYDPRSCKGNGVTYATTPMGADHTAGYAVTANILKVGGHVDPNKSDGQVELSRNLQVATAAVDATGLCLFVAFAVLDNPEGVPTIVEMINAQYGTELTPDDVIALGQQILKVEREFNAKAGFTKADDRLPEFFTTEELEPHKTKFDIKDEELDEVFNF, from the coding sequence GTGCCAAAGATTTTAAGAGTCAATATGACCACAAAGGAAGTAAAGTTTGAAGATGTGCCGGAAAAATATGCAGCATTAGGTGGGCGTGGCCTAACTTCTCAAATGGTATTGGACGATGTTCCTCCCACATGTGAGCCTCTGGGTGAATTCAATAAGCTGGTTATTGCTCCGGGACTACTTTCCGGGACTAATGCACCTTCTTCCGGACGCCTTTCAGTAGGGGGGAAGAGCCCGCTCACAGGTGGTATCAAGGAATCAAATGCCGGTGGCATCTCTTCTCAAAAATTGGGTAGTATGGGTATAAAGGCTATTGTTATTGAAGGCAAGCCGGCGGAAAAAGGAAGTTATATGCTTAAGCTCAGTGAAGAGGGAGCTGAGTTAGTAGCAGCAGATGACCTGGCCGGTAAAGGTACCTATGATGTAACAAAAATCTGCCGCGAGCGCTTCAATGATAAAGTAGCGGTTATAACCATTGGACCTGCCGGTGAAATGCTTATGCCTTCTGCGGGATTAACTAATAACGATACCGAAGGAAACAGCAGTCGCTATGCCGGTCGCGGCGGACTTGGTGCTGTGATGGGCTCAAAGGGCTTAAAGGCCATTGTTATAGATTGCAATAAAACCTTTGATGCCCCTGTTCAGGACAGTGACGCTTTCAAAGTAGCAGCCAAGAAGTTTACCAAAATACTGTTAGATCACCCAGTATGTGGTCAGGGACTTCCGGCTTACGGGACTAACGTCTTAATGAACATTATTAATGAAGCCGGTGCACTGCCTGTGCGTAACTTTAGCAAAGGTCGCTTTGATAAGGCGAACGATGTTGGCGGTGAAAAACTGGCTGAGGTGGCCAAAGAGCGGGGCGGTAAAGCAACTCATGCCTGTCACCCCGGATGCGTAATGCGTTGCTCCAATGTTTATCCCATGCCGGACGGCAAAGTTTGTGCACCTATTGAGTATGAAACAGCATGGTGTTTTGGACCGAACTTGGAAATAAGTGATCTTGATGTAGTCGCCAAGCTTAACTATATTTGTAACGATGTAGGCCTGGATACCATCGAGGCTGGATGTACCCTCGGCGTACTGGCTGAAGCAGGGGTTATTGCTTTCGGAGACGGCGAGGCAGCCATTAAGGCTCTGGAAGAAGTGGAAAAAGGTACTCCACTGGGTCGCATTATCGGCGGTGGTTCTGCTGTGGCCGGTAAAGCCTTTGGAATAACAAGGGTGCCTGCCGTAAAGGGGCAAGGGATTCCCGCTTATGACCCGCGTTCCTGTAAAGGTAACGGTGTTACCTATGCTACAACTCCTATGGGTGCCGATCATACTGCCGGTTATGCTGTAACCGCCAATATACTTAAAGTGGGTGGTCACGTTGACCCTAACAAGAGCGACGGTCAGGTAGAGCTTTCCCGTAACCTTCAGGTGGCTACAGCAGCAGTGGACGCTACCGGGCTGTGCTTGTTTGTAGCCTTTGCTGTGCTGGATAACCCAGAAGGGGTTCCTACCATCGTGGAAATGATTAATGCCCAGTATGGTACTGAGTTAACCCCGGATGATGTAATAGCTTTGGGGCAGCAGATTCTTAAAGTGGAGCGGGAGTTTAATGCCAAGGCCGGTTTTACCAAGGCTGACGACCGCTTACCTGAGTTCTTTACCACGGAAGAATTAGAGCCCCACAAGACTAAATTTGATATCAAGGATGAGGAATTGGACGAAGTATTTAATTTCTAG
- a CDS encoding iron-containing alcohol dehydrogenase — translation MAVQEQVFGYFIPTVNLMGVGAANEVGNQVKTLGGSKVLIVTDGFLGQSGGMADDIKAKVEAVGAQAVIFSGAEPNPTDKNVADGLKFFQDNGCNMIISLGGGSSHDCAKGVGIVATNGGNIRDFEGIDQSSTAMPPFIAINTTAGTGSEMTRFCIITDTDRKVKMAIVDWRVTPNVAINDPLLMVGMPAGLTAATGMDALTHAVEAYVSVAATPVTDSAAVMAIKLISENLRNAVANGGNIEARDKMAYAEFLAGMAFNNASLGYVHAMAHQLGGYYNLPHGVCNAILLPHVSKFNIIACPERFADIAEFLGENTEGLSVRAAADKAIEAIKQLSVDVGIPSGLKELDVKEEDFKVMTENAMKDACSFTNPRIATFEDVMEIYRQAM, via the coding sequence ATGGCAGTACAAGAACAGGTATTTGGTTATTTTATTCCTACTGTTAACCTAATGGGAGTTGGTGCAGCTAATGAGGTTGGCAATCAAGTAAAAACTCTCGGTGGTAGCAAAGTTCTTATCGTTACCGATGGCTTTTTGGGACAGAGCGGCGGCATGGCAGATGATATTAAGGCCAAGGTGGAAGCAGTCGGCGCACAGGCAGTTATTTTTTCCGGCGCAGAGCCCAACCCTACTGATAAAAATGTTGCTGACGGTTTAAAGTTTTTCCAGGATAATGGTTGTAACATGATTATATCCCTAGGCGGCGGCAGTTCACATGACTGTGCCAAGGGTGTTGGCATTGTAGCTACTAATGGTGGTAACATTAGGGATTTTGAAGGTATTGATCAATCTTCAACAGCAATGCCACCATTTATTGCTATTAATACCACCGCCGGGACCGGCAGCGAAATGACTCGTTTCTGTATTATTACTGACACCGACCGTAAAGTTAAGATGGCTATTGTGGACTGGCGGGTAACCCCAAATGTTGCCATTAACGACCCCCTGCTGATGGTGGGCATGCCTGCAGGGCTCACCGCGGCAACAGGTATGGATGCTCTTACCCATGCTGTAGAGGCCTATGTATCTGTGGCAGCAACTCCTGTGACGGATTCGGCAGCCGTTATGGCTATCAAGTTGATCTCGGAAAACCTGCGTAACGCGGTGGCCAACGGCGGCAACATTGAGGCCAGAGACAAAATGGCTTACGCCGAATTTCTGGCCGGTATGGCGTTCAATAACGCCAGCTTAGGCTACGTACATGCTATGGCTCACCAGCTGGGTGGTTATTATAACCTCCCCCACGGTGTTTGTAACGCCATTCTGCTTCCTCATGTAAGTAAATTTAATATTATTGCCTGCCCTGAGCGTTTTGCCGATATAGCAGAATTTTTGGGTGAAAACACCGAGGGCTTGAGCGTACGTGCTGCCGCTGATAAGGCAATTGAGGCTATTAAGCAGCTATCCGTCGATGTAGGCATCCCCTCGGGCCTGAAAGAGTTAGATGTTAAGGAAGAAGACTTTAAAGTAATGACCGAAAACGCTATGAAAGATGCCTGCAGCTTTACTAATCCCAGAATTGCAACATTTGAAGACGTAATGGAAATATACCGGCAGGCTATGTAA
- a CDS encoding sigma-54-dependent Fis family transcriptional regulator, translated as MDNQPGILIIDDEYEVGNFFKRLLERKGYNVCVAQNGKDFSVLIKNEDFRLAMVDVKLPDTNGLEVLEQIKSTQPYCEVVIMTGYSTTRTAVKAIQLGAFDYVEKPFEDIDELENLIEKALEFGRQASQNGAEWAEWMDIALQQGFQVGSTPSMKRLATVAHKIAKKNINVLIQGATGTGKEVLARFIHACSQRSENAFIPINCGALQESLLESELFGHEKGAFTGASGQRKGIFEIANKGTLFLDEIGEASLAIQVKLLRVLETGEFLRVGGEKTVTTDVRLLAATNVDLQKAVENKEFREDLFYRLDVVRLVIPPLKERKEDIPMLVNYFLKQAAGERALQISPEAMEMLKKYAWPGNIRELINAIDQATALVEGSVITPGCLSDKIKDEVRNGEELAHVVGIPAGGFRPNYRTMVYRLEEMLSKKEYLDELADDELLTAYSLARQLESRIKSKMGRSGVPGPHPPSMEEVEKTVIQETLDYYQGNISNAARSLGMGRNTIYRKLREYGLNSKQ; from the coding sequence ATGGATAATCAGCCCGGCATTTTGATTATAGATGATGAATACGAAGTGGGTAATTTTTTTAAACGTTTGCTGGAACGGAAAGGGTACAATGTGTGTGTGGCTCAAAACGGTAAGGATTTTAGTGTTTTAATAAAAAACGAGGATTTTAGGCTGGCCATGGTTGACGTCAAGTTGCCGGATACAAACGGGCTGGAGGTCTTAGAGCAGATTAAATCCACCCAGCCTTACTGCGAAGTAGTTATCATGACCGGCTACAGTACAACCCGTACTGCTGTTAAGGCTATCCAACTGGGTGCATTTGATTATGTAGAAAAGCCTTTCGAGGACATAGATGAGCTGGAAAACTTGATCGAAAAGGCTTTGGAATTTGGACGCCAGGCTTCACAAAACGGTGCGGAATGGGCGGAATGGATGGATATAGCGCTGCAGCAGGGTTTTCAGGTTGGTTCCACGCCAAGTATGAAGCGTTTGGCTACAGTGGCACATAAAATAGCCAAAAAGAATATTAACGTATTAATCCAGGGGGCAACCGGTACCGGCAAAGAGGTGCTGGCGAGGTTTATACATGCGTGCAGTCAGCGGTCGGAAAATGCCTTTATCCCTATTAATTGTGGTGCTCTGCAGGAAAGCCTACTGGAAAGTGAACTTTTCGGTCACGAGAAAGGGGCTTTTACCGGAGCCTCGGGGCAGCGCAAAGGAATATTTGAAATAGCTAATAAAGGCACATTATTTCTTGATGAAATAGGTGAGGCAAGTCTGGCCATCCAGGTGAAATTGCTGCGTGTTTTGGAAACGGGAGAGTTTCTCCGGGTAGGTGGTGAAAAAACCGTCACAACTGATGTAAGGCTTCTGGCAGCAACAAATGTTGACTTGCAAAAGGCAGTAGAAAATAAGGAATTTCGTGAAGATCTTTTTTACCGTCTGGATGTAGTTCGCCTGGTAATTCCCCCCTTAAAGGAAAGGAAAGAGGATATCCCTATGCTTGTTAATTATTTTTTAAAGCAGGCAGCAGGGGAAAGAGCGCTTCAAATATCCCCTGAGGCCATGGAAATGCTCAAAAAGTATGCGTGGCCGGGGAATATAAGAGAGTTAATAAACGCTATTGACCAGGCTACTGCCCTGGTGGAAGGCAGCGTGATAACACCGGGATGTCTTTCTGACAAAATAAAAGATGAGGTTAGAAACGGAGAAGAGTTGGCCCATGTGGTCGGGATACCGGCGGGCGGTTTTCGGCCCAACTACAGAACTATGGTTTACAGGCTGGAAGAAATGCTGAGTAAAAAGGAATACCTGGATGAACTAGCAGACGATGAATTGCTTACAGCTTACAGCTTGGCAAGACAGCTGGAGTCTCGGATAAAAAGCAAGATGGGTCGTAGTGGTGTTCCCGGACCACATCCTCCTTCCATGGAAGAGGTTGAAAAAACGGTTATTCAGGAAACCCTTGATTACTATCAGGGCAATATAAGCAATGCCGCACGCTCTTTGGGAATGGGACGCAACACCATTTACCGAAAACTAAGGGAATACGGTTTAAACAGTAAACAGTAA
- a CDS encoding GAF domain-containing protein: MHNEKIKIIENLTGVDSSKLNYYLEAKKRSEEIIKQNHRLEIVYQIIQDINIDMSLEDIIVRVHDKLPQAIHCDFWGLAVLKEDNLYMSAMIPGYVCVGEPISKESLMWEAVNYRESRVYCLKGDGSQLTYPPVKRMGLRALVACPLIAKGNVTGVLIMGSKTENVYGRDEVKFVDQLAGQLAMCMENARLYEQVLRGKNEWEETFKAVTDPIFLVDLSNNILRCNNQLDKLPGIRNQSESEKCYYQLWHRESKCEPCLMDEVCSTRRPAYTRMQTSTGMIYDVFYYPVFNENEEIYAVINHIKDVTEQCKMEAQLMHSGKLAAIGEMAAGVAHELNSPMTAILGNAQMLLRDLEDDHPQTDYVSDIVSCGLRCKKIIQNLLTFSRQDERPMSSISINEVVERVLSLVEYQINRNNVQIETNMGEQLPTVQANGHQLDQVLINFLLNARDALEGSGDIKKIDVYTGVTEIRGARAIHTTVVDNGEGISPECMEKIFNPFFTTKEASNGTGLGLSVSLGIAEAHGGTIEVRSEPGKGSRFSLVLPAEEA; encoded by the coding sequence CTGCATAATGAAAAGATAAAAATAATAGAAAACCTAACCGGTGTGGATTCATCCAAGTTAAACTATTATCTGGAAGCTAAAAAAAGAAGCGAGGAAATCATTAAACAAAACCACCGGCTGGAAATTGTATATCAAATTATACAAGATATTAATATTGACATGTCACTGGAAGACATCATTGTTCGTGTTCACGATAAACTCCCACAGGCTATTCACTGTGATTTTTGGGGACTTGCAGTGCTGAAAGAGGATAATCTTTATATGAGTGCCATGATTCCGGGTTATGTTTGCGTCGGAGAGCCCATTTCCAAGGAGTCTCTGATGTGGGAGGCTGTGAACTACAGAGAGAGTAGGGTCTACTGTCTGAAGGGGGACGGTAGTCAATTAACCTATCCTCCCGTGAAGCGAATGGGATTGCGGGCCTTGGTAGCTTGTCCGCTGATTGCAAAGGGTAATGTAACCGGAGTATTAATCATGGGAAGTAAAACTGAAAATGTGTATGGCCGCGATGAAGTCAAATTTGTTGACCAACTGGCCGGCCAGTTGGCCATGTGTATGGAAAATGCAAGATTATATGAGCAGGTTTTGCGGGGCAAGAATGAGTGGGAAGAGACATTTAAGGCAGTCACCGACCCTATCTTTCTTGTAGATTTAAGCAATAATATATTGCGCTGCAATAATCAGCTGGACAAGCTGCCCGGTATTCGTAATCAAAGTGAGAGCGAAAAGTGTTACTACCAACTGTGGCACCGGGAGTCCAAGTGTGAGCCTTGCTTAATGGATGAAGTTTGCAGCACGCGCCGGCCTGCTTACACGCGCATGCAAACGTCCACAGGAATGATTTATGATGTGTTTTATTACCCGGTGTTCAACGAAAATGAAGAGATTTATGCAGTAATCAATCATATCAAGGATGTTACCGAACAGTGCAAAATGGAGGCTCAGCTAATGCATTCCGGTAAGTTGGCGGCCATCGGGGAAATGGCCGCGGGGGTAGCTCATGAATTAAACAGCCCAATGACAGCCATATTGGGAAATGCTCAAATGCTGCTTCGGGACCTGGAGGATGACCACCCTCAGACAGACTATGTGAGTGACATTGTCAGTTGTGGTTTACGGTGTAAGAAAATTATTCAAAATCTCCTTACTTTTTCCCGTCAGGACGAACGCCCCATGTCCTCTATCAGTATTAATGAAGTGGTGGAAAGAGTCTTAAGTTTAGTTGAATACCAAATAAACAGGAATAATGTACAGATAGAAACTAATATGGGTGAGCAGTTACCTACAGTGCAGGCTAACGGGCACCAGTTGGACCAGGTTTTGATCAATTTTCTGCTCAATGCACGGGATGCGCTGGAAGGAAGCGGAGACATTAAAAAAATCGATGTTTATACGGGAGTAACCGAAATAAGAGGAGCAAGGGCTATTCACACAACTGTGGTTGACAATGGCGAAGGTATTAGCCCTGAGTGTATGGAGAAAATATTTAACCCCTTTTTTACGACCAAAGAGGCTAGTAATGGAACCGGACTGGGGTTATCCGTAAGTTTAGGCATAGCAGAGGCCCATGGTGGAACGATTGAGGTTAGGAGCGAGCCCGGTAAAGGAAGCCGTTTTTCTTTAGTGCTGCCGGCAGAAGAAGCGTAA
- a CDS encoding iron-containing alcohol dehydrogenase, which yields MIISKFVAPEIIFGLGAISQVGDSALRLGAKKIFVVTDQGVMDAGWVEKALTYLDQVGLEYEVCHKITSNPKDNEVAACAQVYLDAGCDAVMGIGGGSAIDVCKAVAILASNGGSIHDYEGVNKISKPLPPMVMVPTTGGSGSEVSQFAIIVDRMRKIKMTIISKSLVPDIALIDPYLLQTKDARLTAATGVDALSHAIESYVSLASTSLTDVQAVNAMRLIANNLRESVACSTNIEAKSAIAMASLQAGLAFSNAILGATHAMTHQVDGLLDMHHGETNAVLLPHVMEFNLIACADKYCQIADGFGEDVVGLSKWQGAERAIWAVRRLVRDIGISHGLSAMGLKPELVDTLSKNALNDACIVTNPRDASETDIREIFMKAL from the coding sequence TTGATTATAAGCAAATTTGTAGCGCCGGAAATCATCTTTGGACTGGGTGCTATCAGCCAGGTGGGTGACAGCGCACTACGCCTGGGAGCAAAAAAAATTTTTGTAGTTACAGACCAGGGAGTGATGGATGCCGGCTGGGTGGAAAAAGCACTTACTTATTTGGATCAAGTGGGCCTGGAATACGAGGTATGTCATAAAATTACCAGTAATCCCAAAGACAATGAGGTTGCCGCGTGTGCACAAGTTTACCTGGATGCCGGGTGTGATGCTGTTATGGGAATAGGTGGCGGCAGTGCTATAGACGTATGTAAGGCTGTTGCTATCCTGGCCAGCAACGGCGGGTCTATTCATGATTATGAGGGCGTGAACAAGATTAGTAAGCCCCTCCCTCCTATGGTTATGGTTCCCACTACAGGAGGTTCGGGTTCTGAAGTATCTCAGTTTGCCATTATAGTGGACCGGATGCGGAAGATTAAAATGACCATTATCTCTAAATCGTTAGTTCCGGACATTGCCCTTATTGATCCTTACCTGCTGCAGACCAAAGATGCAAGGTTGACTGCAGCCACAGGTGTAGACGCCTTGAGTCATGCCATTGAATCTTATGTATCCCTGGCCTCAACTTCGTTAACTGATGTACAAGCAGTGAACGCCATGCGGCTGATTGCCAATAATCTGCGGGAATCGGTTGCGTGCAGTACAAATATTGAGGCTAAGTCGGCAATCGCGATGGCCAGTCTGCAGGCAGGTTTAGCATTCTCCAATGCTATTTTGGGGGCAACTCATGCCATGACTCATCAGGTAGACGGGCTTTTAGACATGCATCACGGGGAAACGAATGCCGTTTTGCTGCCCCATGTTATGGAGTTTAACCTTATAGCTTGTGCGGATAAGTATTGTCAAATTGCAGACGGTTTTGGTGAAGACGTTGTGGGGCTGAGTAAGTGGCAGGGAGCGGAGAGGGCTATCTGGGCGGTGCGGCGTCTGGTGCGGGACATAGGGATCAGTCACGGGCTTTCTGCCATGGGATTAAAGCCGGAATTGGTAGATACGCTGAGTAAAAATGCACTCAACGATGCCTGTATAGTAACTAATCCCAGGGATGCCAGTGAAACAGATATAAGAGAAATTTTCATGAAAGCGCTTTGA
- a CDS encoding ACT domain-containing protein, giving the protein MPKSLTKEKKNRVIVTVLGPDKVGIIAGVAQILSNNKVNILDISQTILQEFLAMVLIADMEASEIDLLTLKQELNTLGQEIGVRIDAQHEDAFSYMHRI; this is encoded by the coding sequence TTGCCAAAATCGTTAACCAAAGAGAAAAAGAACCGCGTCATTGTAACTGTGCTTGGACCGGACAAGGTGGGGATAATAGCCGGGGTAGCCCAAATACTGTCAAACAATAAAGTTAATATCCTTGACATCAGCCAAACCATCCTGCAGGAATTTTTGGCCATGGTACTTATCGCTGATATGGAGGCCAGTGAAATTGATTTGCTTACCTTAAAACAGGAATTAAACACTTTGGGCCAAGAGATAGGAGTACGTATTGACGCCCAGCATGAAGACGCCTTTAGTTATATGCACAGGATATAG